Proteins from a single region of Nerophis ophidion isolate RoL-2023_Sa linkage group LG08, RoL_Noph_v1.0, whole genome shotgun sequence:
- the arl3b gene encoding ADP-ribosylation factor-like protein 3, protein MGLLSILRKLKSTPDQEVRILLLGLDNGGKTTLLKQLASEDISHITPTQGFNIKSVQSQGFKLNVWDIGGQRKIRPYWRNYFENTDVLIYVIDSADRKRFEETGQELAELLDEQKLSGVPVLIFANKQDLLTAAPASEIAEGLNLHTIRDRIWQIQSCSALTSEGIQEGMNWVCKSVNSKKK, encoded by the exons ATG ggATTGCTGTCAATCCTCCGCAAACTGAAGAGCACACCGGACCAGGAGGTGCGGATACTGCTGCTGGGGCTGGACAACGGCGGCAAGACCACACTGCTCAAGCAGCTGGCCTCTGAAGACATCAGCCACATCACCCCCACTCAG GGGTTCAACATCAAGAGTGTCCAGTCTCAGGGTTTCAAGCTGAACGTTTGGGACATCGGAGGCCAGAGGAAGATCAGACCGTATTGGAGGAACTATTTTGAAAACACTGACGTGCTC ATTTACGTGATTGACAGCGCTGACAGGAAGAGGTTTGAGGAGACGGGTCAG GAGCTGGCCGAGTTATTGGACGAGCAGAAGCTGAGCGGCGTCCCCGTGCTCATCTTCGCCAACAAACAAGACCTGCTGACGGCCGCCCCGGCCTCCGAGATCGCCGAGGGCCTCAACCTCCACACCATCCGCGACCGCATCTGGCAGATCCAGTCCTGCTCCGCCCTCACCAGCGAAGGCATCCAG GAGGGCATGAACTGGGTGTGCAAGAGCGTCAACTCCAAGAAAaaatag